The stretch of DNA AGATGAAATGCGTGCGGGATCATAATAACTCAAAGGCACTACGTGACGTTTCTCAGTCTTGATCTTCTAAAAAGGTTTCTCTCATTCACGGGACCGATTTGGTCAAAAGCCATTTAATACACCTTGATCTAGTAGTAGACTCCGCCGCCGATTCTATGGCATCTCACCACCACCACGGATGCGTACGCCACCAAAACCACCACAATAACATCCCTCTATTCGTCACATCATCACACTGCTGCACTCATATCAACCACCCTTCTCCGCCGCCGCCGGAAGATAATCTTATTCATCTCGTAGCTACTTACCTCCGAAATCAGCAGCAACAAGAAACACAATGCTCATGCGAAGCCTCGTGTCAAAACATCAATGTCGTTAGAGGTCAGCACGGTGTTTTGCGCCAGCAGAAGAATGTTCCACGAGAATACGACCAAGTTGTTCTGTCTTGTCTTCTCCGCAAAATCGATGATCTTGAATCGTCGCTCAACAAGTTTTCATCTTGCTATGACCAACGTCGTCGAGATCGACACTCTACGCTTAGAGATTCGGCGGCGCGTGTCATCCAAACCCATTTCCGGTCTTACCTCGTTCACAGATCCATATCCTTTAGGCAACTCAAGGAGCTTGCGACGATCAAATCTAGCTTCTTGTCCCTCAAGTCTTCTGTTTCAGGGAAACCCATTTTTCCTTTTAGAGCAGTTTCTCGGAAAGCTACTGACTTGCTTCTTCAACTTGAGTCGATTCAGGTATTAAACACTTTGTGAATCCTTCtgtttattaagttttttttttctttttcagatctTTGATTTAGTATCATTGTCTCTCTATTAGGGTAGGATTGATCCAATGATACGAAGTAGTAAGAGATCATTGAGCAGAGATTTGGTGAGGTTTTTGCAGTATGTTGATGATTGTGCTGTTAAAAGGAGTGATTTTGTTGCTAAGTCTTCAATAACTGTGAGTGGCCGCAGTCAACTTAATGGCAAAAAGCCTCAGGGTGTAGCAGTAAACAGAAGGATAGAGAAATCAAGGAACGGAATGGGGAAAGTCTTTGTTACTTCTAGTGAGGATGAAGATAGCAATGCAGACATGACTGATGATAGTGAAGAAGTTCCAGTGAGTTGTATTGATAAGAGGAAGATTGGTAGCTCTAACTCTAGAACCGGGGCTGTGATAAAAGGCAATGTAGTGAAGCCTTCGGGTAGGACATTTGTTGTATTGGACAAGAACAGGAATGTGTATCAGGTATATGGAAATACGCATGATTTAACTTCGAGTGCTGAGGATGATTCAGTTGATGGTGACGGGGAAACCCTCGTGATGTCCAGGGATAATGGAAGGGGTCATAGTTTGAAAACTAGGAATGGGGTTTCAGTGAAAGGAAGTGGAGCGAAAACAGCCCCGGTGGTGAAAGCTGTGAGCGTTGATGGAAATGGGAATGTATGTAAGGTTTATGGAGATACAGATGACCTAACTTCAAGTGCAGAGGATGATGATTCAGTTGATGATGGAGAGGAAACCCTCGTTATGTTCAGGGATGATGGAAAGAGGCATAGTTCGAAAACTGGGAACAGGGTTTTGGTGAAAGGAAGTGGAGGAAAAACAATCCCAGTGGTGAAAACTGTGAGCTTTGATGAGAATGGGAACGTGTATAAGGTTTATGGAGATACGCCAGATTCAAGCGTAAGCGAGGAAGGTGACTCGACAAGCGGATCAAACGATGGAAATGGAAAAGAGAAAGGGAATGTGAATGAGGTTGAGGAAATCAAATATGTTCCCAAAGAAAACGAGAgctttgaagatgatgatgaagaagaagaagaagaagaagaagaagaagaagaagaagaaactgattcTGATAATGAAGTCTCTTCTTCAGAGGGCAGTGACGGAGTTACAAGAAACGTGAACCACCAAGGAAATAACAAACAAGAGAGGGAAATCCAGGTTCAAAAAGGAAGCTTAATGTTCTCTCCACCATTGCCACTAAAAATGGAGCCTTGACCAGTGGGGCATGAAAGAATCAAAGTCCTCCAAAGCGATAACTTCGTTTGTTATGACTAGTTTAGTTCCAAAAACCTGCATTTTGCTATGTTCTAGAAGAAACTCTATGagataacctttttttttagttgtaacATAACTGCATTGTGAGTGTTTGCTCATTCCACTTGCGTCTTTCTGTACTCTCTTTGCCATTTTCGAGTCGACCCTTTTGTCATAGACAAATGTTATTCTTTGAGTGAATGGTCTCCTCAGCTTGATTAGGTAGATCAATTGGagtgtaatctttttttctttttttgtgtttgtaacTCAATAAGAAGTTTTTGATTGTTGCATTATTACTGCTCGAGTCGAGTGTACTGTATCCAATAAATCCATTCAGTACAAAGTAATATTGTAATTTCTTTCACGTGCACAAAACTATTTGAGTATGTTGTTATTATTAACCCCAAAAGAAAGGAGTCGCACTAAATTGACGATGAAGAAACCTGACACGTGTACGGTGCACATTACTTCTCAGGTCCCTTTCTCCCAGAAATATCTCCTTCCTCCTCTACTACTAAACGAAACCCACTGAGAAAGGAGGTGATTTTTCACGGATAGTACAGTCTCAGCATCCAACAAAACAACGACACGTGGATATCAATGTCACGTGGCGTAGTCAGTCACAGATCACTTGTTTATAGCTTGATCACTCTCACTGATAAGATTTTGCCTCGTGAagtgaaactgaaaaaaaaacaaaagctcagAGCTCTCTCAAGTGTTCTCTACTCCACCACTAAGCTCAGAGATCGATGGATACGATGCGAATCTCCGGTGTACCGGCCGGAGCTGAGATTTTGGTACAATGTAATTCCTTATCTAGCCTCGTTGCTCGTCGTTGTGCTGACAACGGAAGATGGAAGACGAGGATGTTTCCGGCGAGAAGCAGAAACTGGCGACCGTCGTTAAAGAGAAGGTTTCCGTTAGTGGTTAAATCTATCTCTAGCGAGCCTAAGGAGAAGGTGGCTGATGCAGTTATCGATTCCGAACAAGGTCGTTTTCTCTCCTCCGAATTACTTGTTTCTAGTTTAAGAATTTAGGGTAtggaatttggattttgtagtgAAAATGTTGGGGTTGGTGAAGTTTACTGATTCGTCGTATTCCATGTTCGCgtttgattgaatttttttcagAAGTGATGAATCCGTTTGCTCCAGATGCTGCTTCCGTAGCTTCGAGTATCAAGTACCACGCAGAGTTCACGCCGTTGTTTTCTCCGGAGAGGTTTGAGTTACCTAAGGCGTTCTTTGCGACTGCGCAGAGTGTTAGAGACGCTCTGATCATGAATTGGAATGCTACTTATGAGTATTACAATAGGGTGAATGTGAAACAGGCTTATTATCTATCAATGGAGTTTTTGCAGGTTTCTGCTTTTGACTTATTCTTTCTTGTGTGTTTGAGACTCTTATTAGTGAtcttgtgtttggttatattaCCTGACTATTTCTCACATTGTAGGGTAGAGCCTTGTCGAATGCAGTGGGTAACCTTGGGCTTAATAGCGCTTATGGTGACGCTTTGAAGAGGCTTGGTTTTGATTTGGAAAGTGTAGCTAGTCAGGTGAGTTGTTGATTATTGTAGATTGATCTTCTCAAGGATCGATGATTTACTACAAAAGTCTAAGAGCTTTATGTTTTTGTGGATTTGTTGCTTGGTTTCACATAGCCTTTATCTTCTTTATTTGTGCTGAGATGCTTAATCTTTGACTTCCAAATGGTAGGAGCCAGATCCTGCACTTGGTAATGGTGGACTTGGGAGACTTGCGTCGTGCTTTTTGGATTCCATGGCAACTTTGAATTATCCGGCTTGGGGTTATGGGCTTAGATACAAGTATGGCTTGTTCAAGCAGAGAATCACAAAAGATGGACAGGAGGAAGCTGCAGAAGATTGGCTTGAGGTCTCCTTCTCTAACTCTTTTCCTAATTTGTACTCCCTGGAAACAATGCTGAGAAGTGGAAATATTTATTGACTTACCTGTTTCTTTCAGCTGAGCAATCCTTGGGAAGTAGTCAGAAACGATGTCTCATATCCTATTAAGTTCTATGGAAAGGTGGTTTTTGGATCAGATGGTAAGAAACGGTGGATTGGTGGAGAAGACATAGTTGCTGTTGCTTATGATGTTCCTATACCTGGTTATAAAACTAACACTACTATCAATCTGCGACTTTGGTCAACAAAAGCTCCttcagaagattttgatttatcATCATACAACTCTGGAAAGCATACTGAAGCAGCAGAAGCTCTATTCAATGCTGAAAAGGTCTGTATTTAAGCAGCACCAACATCATTGCGTAGAAGTAATAAAAAAACTGTCGGTAGATGCATTAAGTTTCATTTAAAGTTGCTTTCACATTTGTGTTTTCATACCTAGCACTTTTCACTTCTAATAAATTTGACCATGATCTGTTTACAAAAGCCTTTCTGGTTACTCGGTTAGtgcatatatattacaaattgaGGGAGAACTAGCATCAATATGTTATTAGATGGAGATTCAGTCTCGCATCACTTGCACTTGTTTATATAACAACGAGCTTTTTGATGTGTACTTGctgaaaataattgtttttttcctgtGTTTCCTAATGAAATTAGATTTGTTACGTGCTTTACCCTGGAGATGAGTCACTTGAAGGAAAAACTCTTCGTCTGAAGCAACAATACACGCTGTGCTCAGCCTCGCTCCAAGATATCGTAACACGTTTTGAGACAAGATCTGGAGGAAATGTCAACTGGGAAGAATTCCCAGAGAAGGTTGCAGTGCAGATGAATGACACTCACCCTACCCTATGCATTCCTGAGCTAATGAGGATTCTAATGGATTTGAAAGGACTAAGCTGGGAAGACGCTTGGAAAATCACACAAAGGTACTTCTTAAAAAGTCTTTTAGTCTATTGTGCTTATTTGTTCTTTCTCGTCCCATAATAAAGATAATTACATGTTTAAAAACTGCTACGTGTTTTTGAAAAGTTAATAATGTTTCTAGGACTGTGGCATACACAAACCATACAGTCTTGCCTGAGGCACTGGAGAAGTGGAGCTTAGAACTTATGGAGAAATTGCTTCCTCGTCATGTAGAGATTATAGAAAAGATTGATGAGGAGGTCATCCCTGAACACATCAAATGtctcttctattttttctctcatATGTGATCTAATTTGCAGTTTCATGTACAGCTAGTTCGCACAAttgtctctgaatatggcactGCGGATCCGGACTTACTCGAAGAGAAACTGAAAGCAATGAGGATCTTAGAAAACGTCGAGTTGCCTTCTGCCTTTGCGGATGTGATTGTGAAGCCGGAGATCTTACCAGTTACCGCAAAAGACACCATAGACGAGCTCGAAGATGCTCAAACTAGCGTGGAAAAGGAACAAGAAGAGGATAAAACTGCTGTGGTGGAAGAGGAAGTTATCCCAGAACCGAAAGTAAAACCACCAGGGATGGTCCGTATGGCCAACCTTGCTGTCGTAGGTGGTCATGCTGTAAACGGAGTTGCAGAGATACACAGTGAAATAGTGAAGCAGGATGTTTTTAATGATTTCGTTCAGGTAAAAATTCTAATTAGTGAACCGTTGAAATGCTATAAAATAGTGAACCTGGAAGAACGTAGCTCTCATCTTTGAATATTCTATCATTTTGGCAGTTGTGGCCAgaaaaatttcagaataaaaCCAATGGAGTAACACCAAGGCGATGGATTCGTTTTTGCAACCCTTATCTAAGTGATATCATAACTAAATGGATAGGCACAGAAGACTGGGTCTTACATACCGAAAAGCTTGCAGAGCTAAGAAAGGTATGTATGTGCTTTATCAGATTCAATGTTGTTTCACGTGCTGTTATCTCTATAGTAAGACAATACGTATCATTGTTTGGTATTCTCCAGTTTGCAGATAATGAAGATCTCCAATCTGAGTGGAGAgcagcaaagaagaaaaacaagttgAAGGTTGTATCACTTATCAAAGAAAGAACCGGATATACTGTCAGCCCGGATGCAATGTTCGACATTCAGGTTAGTTCCGAAGGATCTTTTTTTTACTGATAGATTGATGAGTTGTTTGTTTGGATGCTGCTTTTCG from Camelina sativa cultivar DH55 chromosome 9, Cs, whole genome shotgun sequence encodes:
- the LOC104710781 gene encoding BAG family molecular chaperone regulator 8, chloroplastic-like codes for the protein MASHHHHGCVRHQNHHNNIPLFVTSSHCCTHINHPSPPPPEDNLIHLVATYLRNQQQQETQCSCEASCQNINVVRGQHGVLRQQKNVPREYDQVVLSCLLRKIDDLESSLNKFSSCYDQRRRDRHSTLRDSAARVIQTHFRSYLVHRSISFRQLKELATIKSSFLSLKSSVSGKPIFPFRAVSRKATDLLLQLESIQGRIDPMIRSSKRSLSRDLVRFLQYVDDCAVKRSDFVAKSSITVSGRSQLNGKKPQGVAVNRRIEKSRNGMGKVFVTSSEDEDSNADMTDDSEEVPVSCIDKRKIGSSNSRTGAVIKGNVVKPSGRTFVVLDKNRNVYQVYGNTHDLTSSAEDDSVDGDGETLVMSRDNGRGHSLKTRNGVSVKGSGAKTAPVVKAVSVDGNGNVCKVYGDTDDLTSSAEDDDSVDDGEETLVMFRDDGKRHSSKTGNRVLVKGSGGKTIPVVKTVSFDENGNVYKVYGDTPDSSVSEEGDSTSGSNDGNGKEKGNVNEVEEIKYVPKENESFEDDDEEEEEEEEEEEEEETDSDNEVSSSEGSDGVTRNVNHQGNNKQEREIQVQKGSLMFSPPLPLKMEP
- the LOC104710783 gene encoding alpha-glucan phosphorylase 1, with product MDTMRISGVPAGAEILVQCNSLSSLVARRCADNGRWKTRMFPARSRNWRPSLKRRFPLVVKSISSEPKEKVADAVIDSEQEVMNPFAPDAASVASSIKYHAEFTPLFSPERFELPKAFFATAQSVRDALIMNWNATYEYYNRVNVKQAYYLSMEFLQGRALSNAVGNLGLNSAYGDALKRLGFDLESVASQEPDPALGNGGLGRLASCFLDSMATLNYPAWGYGLRYKYGLFKQRITKDGQEEAAEDWLELSNPWEVVRNDVSYPIKFYGKVVFGSDGKKRWIGGEDIVAVAYDVPIPGYKTNTTINLRLWSTKAPSEDFDLSSYNSGKHTEAAEALFNAEKICYVLYPGDESLEGKTLRLKQQYTLCSASLQDIVTRFETRSGGNVNWEEFPEKVAVQMNDTHPTLCIPELMRILMDLKGLSWEDAWKITQRTVAYTNHTVLPEALEKWSLELMEKLLPRHVEIIEKIDEELVRTIVSEYGTADPDLLEEKLKAMRILENVELPSAFADVIVKPEILPVTAKDTIDELEDAQTSVEKEQEEDKTAVVEEEVIPEPKVKPPGMVRMANLAVVGGHAVNGVAEIHSEIVKQDVFNDFVQLWPEKFQNKTNGVTPRRWIRFCNPYLSDIITKWIGTEDWVLHTEKLAELRKFADNEDLQSEWRAAKKKNKLKVVSLIKERTGYTVSPDAMFDIQIKRIHEYKRQLLNILGIVYRYKKMKEMSASEREKAFVPRVCIFGGKAFATYVQAKRIVKFITDVASTINHDPEIGDLLKVIFVPDYNVSVAELLIPASELSQHISTAGMEASGTSNMKFSMNGCILIGTLDGANVEIREEVGEENFFLFGAKADEIVNLRKERAEGKFVPDPTFEEVKKFVRSGVFGSNTYDELIGSLEGNEGFGRADYFLVGKDFPSYIECQEKVDEAYRDQKRWTRMSILNTAGSFKFSSDRTIHEYAKDIWNIKQVELP